In Bacteroidia bacterium, a genomic segment contains:
- a CDS encoding NAD-dependent epimerase/dehydratase family protein — translation MTRTILVTGGAGNVGGSLVGRLVQNPENYVVIFDDLSTGDKDKLPGPEFTNWKFIRGDVNRWQEISAVMTSYRFDYVFHYAAVVGVKRTLENPMKVLADIEGIKNVLELSKNTGVKRIFYSSSSEVYGEPFEIPQNEETTPLNARLPYAVVKQTSECFIKSFHREYDLDYTIFRFFNTYGPKQSDDFVVPKFLSAAIRGENITIYGDGKQTRTFCYIDDNLDSTLKILYEGHCINDVINLGSEEEMTIVELAQTIINTVNSTSKIIHLPALAEGDMKRRCPDNTKMKNLIGRDLVTLEEGIRKMMSAYINEHSVRI, via the coding sequence ATGACCCGAACCATTTTAGTTACCGGTGGCGCAGGAAATGTAGGCGGTAGTCTCGTAGGAAGACTCGTGCAAAATCCCGAAAACTATGTTGTCATATTCGATGACCTATCTACCGGCGATAAAGACAAACTTCCTGGCCCGGAGTTTACCAACTGGAAATTTATCCGTGGCGACGTCAACCGCTGGCAGGAAATCTCCGCAGTCATGACCTCCTACAGGTTTGATTATGTTTTTCACTATGCCGCAGTTGTCGGGGTAAAACGCACGCTCGAAAACCCGATGAAAGTACTGGCAGACATCGAAGGCATAAAAAATGTGCTGGAACTTTCCAAAAACACCGGTGTTAAACGTATTTTCTATTCTTCCTCTTCGGAAGTTTATGGAGAACCTTTTGAAATACCGCAGAATGAGGAAACAACTCCCCTCAATGCAAGGCTCCCTTACGCAGTGGTAAAACAAACCTCTGAATGTTTCATCAAATCATTCCACCGGGAATACGACCTGGACTACACCATATTCCGGTTTTTTAATACCTATGGCCCCAAACAAAGCGACGACTTTGTCGTGCCCAAATTCCTCAGCGCAGCCATACGTGGAGAGAATATCACCATTTACGGCGATGGGAAGCAGACGCGAACCTTCTGCTATATAGACGATAACCTGGATTCTACCCTCAAAATCCTCTATGAAGGGCATTGCATCAACGACGTGATTAATCTTGGCAGCGAGGAAGAAATGACGATTGTCGAGTTGGCGCAAACAATCATCAATACAGTAAACTCTACCTCGAAAATCATTCATTTACCTGCACTGGCAGAAGGAGATATGAAACGCCGCTGTCCGGACAATACCAAGATGAAAAATCTGATTGGCAGAGATCTGGTTACCCTGGAAGAAGGGATCCGGAAAATGATGTCCGCTTATATTAACGAACACTCCGTCAGAATCTAA
- a CDS encoding kelch repeat-containing protein, translated as MKKNILYILLSGICFFPYLLSAQGTWTGMSFTGAAPKARHENAFAQAGNRFYLLGGRGSDASNVQVKVFNYGTNSWSNGGQHPLEMHHFQAVELNGLIYAIGVMTGPFPTETPVPDIYIYNPVSNQWVVGPTIPVSRRRGSSGAVVYNGKIYVIAGIQNGHQSGWVPWTDVYDPETNTWTELADAPHSRDHFQAVLSGSKIYVAGGRRSGSGANVFQGTVSEVDVYDIPTNTWTTLPPASNIPTVRAGTMACLFNDHVVVIGGENDLSTNATDNVEALDLNTLTWNTWNPMNVGRHASQPIANNGRIYIAAGASPVRGGTNIAGTDPNYLVQGDYSGGTPIGTAITASDIDPTANSLNYGIVSVGNIGSLTSILVSSVGNQATIIQDIQITGTNSDQFALNLSVTLPVVIPAGGSLNIPVDFVPTTTGLKTATLEVTHTGGNAAVNVSLSGDGGSAPAPVELLSFTATPFQKMVQLNWITASELNNNYFTIERSRNGISFEEVVTVAGKGDGTVTREYAATDYFPIAGMSYYRLTQTDFDGQTEVFPLVQVFFDQSEKAFRVYPNPLEQAQSLQIESLMAGQSQISVSLSNMMGQAVLREEINMRSETESLSLKAIPAGTYFLLIRGKGGAVFSEIIELR; from the coding sequence TTGAAAAAAAATATTCTCTATATCCTGCTTTCCGGCATCTGTTTTTTTCCCTATTTATTATCTGCGCAGGGTACCTGGACGGGCATGTCCTTTACTGGGGCAGCGCCTAAAGCACGACACGAAAATGCATTTGCACAGGCCGGAAATCGGTTTTACCTGTTGGGCGGAAGAGGCAGTGATGCTTCTAATGTTCAGGTAAAAGTATTTAACTACGGAACCAATTCATGGTCAAATGGCGGACAACACCCATTGGAAATGCACCATTTTCAGGCGGTAGAGCTCAATGGGCTTATTTATGCCATTGGGGTGATGACCGGACCTTTTCCTACAGAAACTCCTGTTCCGGATATTTATATCTACAACCCTGTTTCTAATCAATGGGTTGTTGGTCCCACGATTCCTGTTTCACGGAGAAGAGGTTCTTCCGGCGCTGTTGTGTACAACGGTAAAATTTATGTCATCGCAGGTATCCAGAATGGCCACCAGAGTGGCTGGGTGCCCTGGACAGATGTGTATGATCCTGAGACCAATACATGGACAGAGCTGGCCGATGCGCCCCATTCCCGCGACCATTTTCAGGCAGTACTTTCCGGAAGTAAAATTTATGTAGCCGGAGGGAGAAGAAGCGGCTCTGGCGCCAATGTTTTTCAGGGAACGGTTTCAGAAGTCGATGTCTATGATATTCCCACGAATACCTGGACAACCCTGCCTCCTGCATCCAATATTCCCACGGTAAGGGCTGGCACCATGGCTTGTTTATTTAATGACCATGTAGTTGTGATTGGCGGAGAAAATGATTTGTCAACCAATGCCACCGATAATGTCGAGGCGCTTGATTTAAATACGCTTACCTGGAATACCTGGAATCCAATGAATGTCGGACGCCACGCTTCACAGCCTATCGCCAACAATGGCAGGATTTATATCGCTGCAGGGGCATCTCCGGTTCGGGGGGGAACCAATATTGCGGGTACCGATCCCAACTATCTTGTACAGGGTGATTATAGTGGCGGCACACCAATTGGAACGGCGATTACAGCGAGTGATATCGACCCTACGGCCAATTCCCTGAACTATGGAATTGTAAGCGTTGGCAATATCGGTTCGCTTACTTCAATATTGGTGAGTTCTGTGGGAAACCAGGCAACAATTATTCAGGATATCCAAATCACCGGAACAAATAGCGATCAGTTTGCACTTAATTTGAGCGTTACTCTGCCAGTGGTCATTCCTGCGGGCGGCTCACTCAATATTCCCGTAGATTTTGTGCCAACCACTACAGGATTAAAAACGGCTACACTTGAAGTAACTCACACTGGTGGGAATGCAGCAGTGAATGTTTCCCTATCGGGTGATGGCGGCAGTGCTCCGGCTCCGGTAGAACTACTCAGTTTTACTGCCACGCCATTTCAAAAAATGGTTCAGCTTAACTGGATTACCGCAAGTGAACTGAATAACAATTATTTTACCATAGAAAGATCTCGAAATGGTATTTCCTTCGAAGAAGTTGTCACAGTTGCCGGCAAAGGAGATGGCACGGTTACACGTGAATATGCGGCCACCGACTATTTCCCCATTGCCGGGATGAGCTATTATCGGTTGACACAGACAGACTTTGACGGACAGACAGAAGTTTTTCCGCTGGTACAGGTGTTTTTTGACCAGTCAGAGAAAGCGTTTCGCGTATATCCGAATCCACTTGAACAAGCCCAGTCATTGCAGATAGAATCATTGATGGCAGGCCAGTCGCAGATTTCGGTTAGCCTTTCCAATATGATGGGCCAGGCCGTATTGCGGGAGGAAATAAATATGAGAAGTGAAACCGAAAGTCTTTCCCTGAAGGCAATTCCCGCCGGAACATACTTTTTGCTGATCCGGGGGAAAGGTGGAGCTGTATTCAGTGAGATCATAGAGTTGAGATAA
- a CDS encoding glycosyltransferase family 4 protein: MKVLFLYTEIATYFIAGVQALVREYGAEVLIIRWPVNAQAPFKFEYGSGITVKDRTAFDDVSLLATCEAFDPDLVALSGWADKGYMRVAKKLRKAGKTTVCMMDNQWFGTRRQRLATVLSPFFIRPVFTHFWVPGLFQYEYARRLGYPREKILTGMYCSEQQRFYAAYESQREEKARNYPHRFLYVGRLSPEKGTLNLYHAFQKIADKKDWKLIFIGTGPEGEKMQPSDHIEMRGFVQPSELPALAAEGGCLIFPSLRDAWGVSIHEFAAAGLPLVVTDAAGAITAFVRHGYNGYLFARGNEQSLQKALQKIIQHSDEELCEMGSRSAKLSHQITPESWAATLAGILIQD, encoded by the coding sequence ATGAAAGTACTGTTTTTATATACCGAAATCGCCACTTATTTCATCGCCGGGGTACAGGCGCTTGTACGGGAATATGGGGCAGAAGTGCTGATTATCCGCTGGCCGGTAAATGCGCAGGCACCATTCAAATTTGAATATGGATCAGGGATCACGGTAAAAGACCGGACAGCATTTGACGACGTTTCCCTGTTGGCCACCTGTGAGGCATTTGACCCAGACCTTGTAGCGCTTTCGGGCTGGGCCGACAAAGGCTATATGCGTGTGGCAAAAAAACTGCGGAAAGCGGGAAAAACTACCGTTTGTATGATGGACAATCAGTGGTTTGGCACCCGCAGACAACGTTTGGCAACTGTGCTTAGCCCTTTTTTCATCCGCCCTGTATTTACGCATTTTTGGGTGCCGGGATTGTTTCAGTATGAATATGCGCGAAGGCTGGGGTATCCGAGAGAAAAAATCCTCACGGGTATGTATTGCTCTGAACAGCAGCGGTTTTACGCAGCGTATGAAAGCCAGCGGGAAGAAAAAGCACGAAATTATCCCCATCGGTTTTTATATGTGGGCAGACTTTCGCCGGAGAAAGGTACCCTGAATCTGTATCACGCATTTCAAAAAATAGCAGACAAGAAAGACTGGAAGCTGATATTCATAGGTACAGGCCCTGAAGGTGAAAAGATGCAACCCTCCGACCACATCGAGATGCGGGGATTTGTGCAACCTTCGGAGCTTCCGGCATTGGCTGCCGAAGGGGGATGTCTGATTTTCCCAAGCCTGCGGGATGCCTGGGGCGTATCTATCCACGAATTTGCAGCTGCGGGACTACCGCTGGTAGTAACTGATGCAGCGGGAGCGATAACCGCATTTGTACGGCACGGGTACAACGGGTATCTTTTCGCCAGAGGAAATGAACAATCGCTGCAAAAGGCCTTGCAAAAAATCATACAACACTCCGATGAAGAACTATGCGAAATGGGGAGCCGTTCTGCAAAACTTTCTCATCAGATTACCCCGGAAAGCTGGGCAGCTACGCTTGCCGGTATTCTGATCCAAGACTAA
- a CDS encoding glycosyltransferase family 2 protein, with product MKVSIITVCFNAESVIKTAIESVLAQDYQDIEYIIIDGASTDKTMQIVQAYGDRIHHVISEPDEGLYYAMNKGVAVATGDIVGILNADDVYADHQVISKVVDSFKNNQVDMTFADLVYVKADDLSQIVRYYPGKGFEPEKFAKGMMPPHPTYFVRRELYEKYEAFNTRYRICADFDLMVRFFVTHKRPYSYIPGVIVHMRVGGNSAWGRNTRQINREMLHSLRSHGVQTSLLKIYSKYFTKIFQLLAKPA from the coding sequence ATGAAAGTTTCCATTATTACCGTATGTTTTAATGCCGAAAGCGTTATAAAAACTGCCATCGAATCGGTATTGGCACAAGATTATCAGGATATCGAATACATCATTATTGACGGAGCCTCTACCGATAAAACCATGCAGATCGTACAGGCATACGGAGACCGCATTCACCATGTAATCTCCGAGCCCGATGAAGGATTGTACTATGCCATGAACAAAGGTGTGGCAGTGGCTACCGGTGATATTGTGGGCATTCTCAACGCCGACGATGTGTATGCCGACCATCAGGTCATCTCCAAAGTAGTCGATTCATTTAAAAACAATCAGGTAGATATGACCTTTGCAGATCTGGTATATGTCAAAGCCGATGACCTTAGCCAGATCGTTCGCTATTACCCCGGGAAAGGATTTGAGCCTGAAAAATTTGCCAAAGGCATGATGCCGCCGCACCCGACTTATTTTGTGCGCAGAGAATTATATGAAAAGTACGAAGCATTTAATACGCGGTACAGGATTTGCGCTGACTTTGACCTGATGGTCAGATTTTTTGTAACCCATAAAAGGCCTTACAGCTATATTCCCGGCGTAATTGTCCATATGCGGGTAGGTGGCAACAGTGCATGGGGGCGCAATACGCGGCAAATCAACCGCGAAATGCTCCATTCGCTGCGTTCTCATGGGGTACAAACCAGTCTGCTGAAAATTTATTCCAAGTATTTTACCAAGATATTTCAATTGCTGGCAAAACCAGCCTGA
- a CDS encoding WcaF family extracellular polysaccharide biosynthesis acetyltransferase, with translation MTERKQVNLRSFNNDWYKPGAGILRRTLWYFVNVAFFLNPFNPVSSLKVFLLRLFGARIGQRVNIKPSVNIKYPWLLDLGNDVWIGENVWIDNLAKITIKDNVCLSQGAMLLTGNHNYSRTGFDLMVDEIILEEGVWIGAKSVVCPGVTCRTHSILAVGSVATRELEPYGIYQGNPAQKVRERVII, from the coding sequence ATGACTGAAAGAAAACAGGTAAATTTGCGATCATTCAACAATGACTGGTACAAGCCGGGTGCAGGAATCCTGCGCAGAACCCTCTGGTATTTTGTCAATGTGGCGTTCTTTCTCAATCCGTTCAACCCCGTTTCTTCTCTTAAGGTGTTTTTGTTGCGGTTGTTTGGTGCCAGGATCGGCCAGCGGGTAAATATCAAACCCTCGGTCAATATCAAATATCCTTGGCTTCTGGACCTGGGTAATGATGTCTGGATCGGAGAAAATGTCTGGATCGATAATCTGGCAAAAATAACCATCAAAGACAACGTATGCCTCTCTCAGGGGGCAATGTTGCTTACAGGAAATCACAATTATTCACGGACAGGCTTTGATCTCATGGTCGACGAAATCATCCTGGAAGAAGGAGTGTGGATCGGTGCAAAATCAGTAGTTTGTCCCGGTGTTACATGCCGTACCCACTCGATTCTCGCGGTAGGCTCTGTAGCAACGCGGGAACTGGAACCTTATGGAATTTATCAGGGAAATCCCGCACAAAAAGTGCGCGAAAGAGTTATTATATAA
- the galE gene encoding UDP-glucose 4-epimerase GalE → MPKILITGGCGYIGSHTAIEMLSRPGYEIVSVDNLVNSSIRTLDRIEQISGKRMINHTVDVCDKTALAAIFEANQDIEGVIHFAALKAVGESVAKPLWYYHNNLVSLINILDCCEKFGVKAFIFSSSCTVYGDIEDLPVTEKTPTVEAASPYGNTKLVGERIIRDFVAATEGISTIALRYFNPVGAHHSGLNGEDPINRPNNLVPVITQTAAGIIPELTVFGGDYDTRDGSNVRDYIHVTDIALAHIQSLEYLLEGKNESRYEQFNLGSGQGVSVLEAIDAFETVTGVKLNYRVGPRRPGDVVAIYSDSSLAKEKLGWEAKRGIEEMMASAWKWQQTVLAEKN, encoded by the coding sequence ATGCCTAAAATTCTTATCACCGGCGGATGCGGTTATATCGGTTCTCATACCGCGATTGAAATGCTCAGCAGACCCGGATACGAAATTGTATCGGTAGACAACCTCGTAAACTCCTCCATTCGCACATTGGATCGCATTGAGCAGATTTCAGGGAAGCGAATGATCAACCACACCGTAGATGTCTGCGACAAAACCGCTTTGGCGGCCATTTTTGAAGCAAATCAAGATATTGAAGGCGTCATTCATTTTGCCGCATTAAAGGCTGTTGGGGAATCCGTTGCCAAACCCCTTTGGTATTATCACAACAACCTCGTTTCGCTGATCAACATTCTCGATTGTTGCGAAAAGTTTGGGGTGAAAGCCTTTATTTTTTCTTCCTCCTGTACGGTTTACGGCGATATCGAAGATTTACCGGTGACAGAAAAAACGCCCACGGTGGAAGCTGCCTCCCCTTATGGAAATACCAAGTTGGTTGGCGAGCGTATCATCCGGGACTTTGTAGCTGCGACCGAAGGGATCAGCACCATTGCGCTCCGGTATTTTAATCCGGTAGGCGCCCATCATTCCGGTCTAAATGGGGAAGACCCGATCAACCGCCCCAACAATCTTGTACCAGTCATTACCCAGACAGCAGCGGGAATTATTCCCGAGCTGACCGTATTTGGTGGCGATTACGATACACGCGATGGCTCCAATGTGCGCGATTATATCCATGTTACCGATATAGCGCTTGCGCATATTCAGTCGCTGGAGTACCTGTTGGAAGGAAAAAACGAATCGCGGTACGAACAGTTTAATCTCGGTTCCGGGCAGGGGGTTTCTGTTTTAGAAGCGATCGATGCTTTTGAAACCGTTACTGGCGTAAAACTCAATTATCGGGTTGGTCCGCGCAGGCCGGGCGATGTGGTGGCGATTTATTCCGATAGTTCCCTGGCAAAAGAAAAACTAGGCTGGGAAGCCAAAAGAGGGATTGAAGAAATGATGGCCTCTGCGTGGAAATGGCAGCAGACCGTATTGGCGGAGAAAAACTAA
- a CDS encoding glycosyltransferase, which yields MKGRTSIMIMIDWFAPGFRAGGPIRSCVNLALALQEECEIFVVTTNTDLGEDEPYRNVASDEWTDYSDRVKVWYFSREGLQMSGMHALIREINPDYIYLNSMFSVPFTVWPLWLMRKEKMLEKVVLAPRGMLKPAALSYSPLKKQVYLQIMRMTNIPRTITFHATNLEESYNIRACFGQDVHVRIAPNLPQMHQGPLRPINKQPGKLKLAFLGRVHPYKNLLWLLQRLQNLQGKVKLSIYGPMEDESYWDQCMNVISELPENIVVSYEGGLQPEEVTQALEAAHFHTLPTQGENFGHAIFESFLVGRPVVISDRTPWVDLETQKAGWVISLEDPRKYESALQAALDMEQETYNEWAQSSWNYAGEYIRNSRLKEKYLALFSTI from the coding sequence ATGAAAGGACGAACCTCTATAATGATCATGATTGACTGGTTTGCCCCCGGTTTCCGGGCGGGAGGCCCTATACGGTCATGCGTGAATCTTGCGCTCGCGCTTCAGGAAGAATGCGAAATCTTTGTGGTGACAACCAACACGGACCTGGGAGAAGATGAGCCTTACCGGAATGTGGCCTCAGACGAGTGGACCGATTATTCGGACCGGGTGAAAGTATGGTATTTTTCACGGGAGGGATTACAAATGAGCGGAATGCACGCCTTAATCCGGGAAATTAACCCGGACTATATTTATCTCAACAGCATGTTTTCCGTTCCATTTACCGTTTGGCCGCTATGGCTCATGCGCAAGGAAAAAATGCTGGAAAAAGTAGTATTGGCTCCGAGAGGTATGCTCAAACCTGCTGCCCTGTCATATAGTCCGCTCAAAAAGCAGGTTTACCTTCAGATTATGCGCATGACCAATATTCCCCGCACGATAACTTTTCATGCAACCAATCTTGAAGAGTCCTATAATATCCGTGCCTGCTTTGGCCAGGATGTCCATGTCAGAATTGCCCCCAATCTGCCGCAAATGCATCAGGGGCCGCTGCGTCCGATCAACAAACAACCCGGCAAACTGAAGCTCGCCTTCCTTGGCAGAGTACATCCGTACAAAAACCTTTTATGGCTCCTTCAGCGTTTGCAAAACCTACAGGGAAAGGTAAAACTTAGCATTTATGGGCCGATGGAGGACGAATCCTACTGGGATCAGTGCATGAATGTCATTTCGGAATTACCTGAAAATATTGTCGTAAGTTATGAGGGAGGATTACAACCAGAGGAGGTAACGCAGGCACTGGAAGCGGCTCATTTCCACACATTGCCCACCCAGGGTGAAAATTTTGGCCATGCAATATTCGAAAGTTTTCTGGTGGGAAGGCCCGTCGTCATCAGTGACCGCACCCCCTGGGTCGATCTGGAAACACAAAAAGCCGGTTGGGTGATTTCGCTTGAAGATCCCCGGAAATACGAATCGGCACTTCAGGCTGCGCTGGACATGGAGCAGGAAACCTACAATGAGTGGGCCCAAAGCAGTTGGAATTACGCAGGAGAGTATATTCGCAACTCTCGTTTAAAGGAGAAATATTTAGCCCTATTTTCAACAATATGA
- a CDS encoding sigma-70 family RNA polymerase sigma factor → MVPHSDEDIIRAIVKGGPDLEHVMRHLYREGVFRRQISHFVQSRGGSPEDAEDIFQDSIRNLIMSVRAGKYQGTGSIGGYLFGIGKNLWLKQFRTMHREGGINPQIVESDLREAQSPEIILVDRELEAEVDHLLGLLGDKCRKVLELWKLSYSMKEIAGVLGYKTEGVARKKKRLCMKHLLDILDQNPDLLERLKP, encoded by the coding sequence ATGGTTCCTCATAGCGATGAAGACATCATCCGGGCTATCGTAAAAGGTGGTCCGGATTTGGAGCATGTTATGCGTCATTTGTATCGGGAAGGAGTATTTCGCCGGCAGATTTCTCATTTTGTTCAAAGCCGAGGAGGCTCACCGGAAGATGCGGAGGATATTTTTCAGGACAGTATCCGCAACCTGATAATGAGTGTGAGGGCGGGTAAATATCAGGGCACGGGTTCGATAGGTGGATATTTGTTTGGGATCGGGAAAAATCTTTGGCTCAAACAGTTCCGGACGATGCACAGAGAAGGTGGGATAAATCCACAGATTGTTGAATCTGACCTCCGCGAAGCCCAATCTCCTGAAATAATATTGGTAGACCGGGAACTGGAAGCAGAAGTGGATCATTTGCTCGGGTTGCTTGGCGACAAATGCCGCAAGGTGCTGGAGCTTTGGAAGCTGAGTTACTCGATGAAGGAAATTGCCGGAGTCCTTGGTTACAAAACAGAAGGTGTTGCCCGAAAAAAAAAGCGGCTTTGTATGAAACATTTACTCGATATTCTGGACCAAAATCCTGATTTACTGGAAAGATTAAAACCCTAA
- the asnB gene encoding asparagine synthase (glutamine-hydrolyzing), producing MCGIAGLTGEFNSQAAKSILLKMTNRMAHRGPDGDGHFVQPGIALGHRRLSIIDLSTAASQPMTDPSGRYTIVYNGEVYNFREVKAELKNQTFQSNSDTDVILAAYIEWGAECLSKLNGMFAFAIWDTVEETLFIARDRLGIKPLYYHFDGTNLVFASEIRSLLESGKVPRKLSRATISEYLRYYTINGPNTLIRDVYMLRAGEYGIWQDGNFSTHPFWQLTPEDPQVHTDNYQQTCARVQELLREAVAKRLISDVPFGAFLSGGIDSSAIVALMAQVSDMPVNTFSVTFHEKAFDESPYSDLIAKKYNTTHHPIRLSPDDFLKDLPEALAAMDHPSGDGINSYVVSKVTRQTGFTVALSGLGGDELFAGYPVFRRFEKLHNMRMFYGIPTPIRSALGKSVSTVYNNQKTARLQELISLDGTDFEDIYPVFRKCFDDDEIVQLVGFHTPANKQLLQVIDEKELGRINGLPVFSQVSVGEISTYTRNVLLRDADQMSMATSLEVRVPFFDHELVEYTLGIPDEYKNPVFPKKLLVDALGDLLPGEIVHRPKMGFVFPWNQWIRQDLKKFCEDRIFRLANRELFNGEVVRTMWKEFLNNSKRVNWIRIWMLVVLEDWMERNGIEA from the coding sequence ATGTGCGGTATTGCAGGTCTTACAGGTGAATTTAACTCACAGGCAGCGAAATCTATCCTCCTGAAAATGACCAACCGGATGGCCCACCGCGGACCAGACGGAGATGGCCATTTTGTACAACCCGGAATCGCCCTTGGCCACCGGAGATTGTCTATTATCGATCTTTCGACGGCAGCTTCCCAGCCAATGACTGATCCCTCCGGGCGTTATACGATCGTTTACAACGGCGAAGTATATAATTTCCGCGAAGTAAAGGCAGAGTTAAAAAACCAGACATTTCAAAGCAACAGCGATACCGATGTCATCCTCGCAGCGTACATTGAATGGGGGGCTGAATGTCTGAGTAAACTCAATGGCATGTTTGCCTTTGCGATTTGGGACACCGTAGAGGAAACCCTGTTTATCGCCAGAGACAGACTGGGAATCAAACCATTGTATTATCATTTTGATGGAACAAACCTCGTTTTTGCCTCTGAAATCAGGAGCCTGCTCGAATCCGGAAAAGTGCCGCGCAAACTCAGCCGGGCTACCATTTCCGAATATCTAAGGTATTATACGATCAATGGGCCCAACACCCTGATCAGGGATGTATATATGCTCCGTGCGGGTGAATACGGAATATGGCAGGACGGCAATTTTTCCACCCATCCTTTCTGGCAATTGACTCCGGAAGATCCGCAGGTTCATACCGACAATTACCAACAAACCTGTGCCAGAGTGCAGGAATTGCTGCGGGAGGCAGTTGCCAAACGGCTGATCAGCGATGTGCCCTTTGGCGCATTTCTTTCGGGAGGAATTGATTCGAGTGCGATTGTCGCGCTGATGGCCCAGGTCTCAGATATGCCTGTCAATACATTTTCTGTTACCTTCCATGAAAAGGCTTTTGATGAATCGCCTTACTCCGACCTGATTGCAAAAAAATACAATACCACACACCACCCGATCAGACTGAGTCCCGACGATTTCCTGAAAGATCTTCCGGAAGCATTGGCTGCCATGGATCATCCGTCGGGCGATGGGATCAATAGCTACGTGGTATCCAAAGTAACGCGCCAGACAGGGTTTACCGTGGCGCTTTCCGGACTGGGAGGCGATGAGCTCTTTGCTGGCTATCCGGTGTTCCGGCGGTTTGAAAAACTGCACAATATGCGGATGTTTTATGGCATCCCCACGCCCATCCGGTCGGCTTTGGGCAAGTCCGTTTCAACTGTTTACAACAACCAGAAAACAGCCCGGCTGCAGGAATTGATTTCACTCGATGGAACGGATTTCGAAGATATATACCCTGTTTTCCGCAAATGTTTTGACGACGACGAAATCGTACAATTGGTAGGATTTCATACACCGGCAAACAAACAGCTTTTGCAGGTAATCGATGAAAAAGAACTGGGCAGAATCAATGGTTTGCCCGTGTTTAGCCAGGTGAGTGTAGGAGAAATCAGCACCTATACCCGCAACGTGCTCCTACGCGATGCAGATCAGATGTCTATGGCAACTTCCCTGGAAGTCAGAGTGCCCTTTTTTGACCATGAACTTGTAGAATACACCCTGGGAATCCCCGATGAATATAAGAACCCGGTTTTCCCCAAAAAACTATTGGTTGACGCACTCGGAGATTTGCTGCCGGGAGAAATTGTGCACCGGCCTAAAATGGGCTTCGTCTTCCCGTGGAACCAATGGATCAGGCAGGATTTGAAAAAGTTTTGTGAAGACCGGATCTTTCGGCTGGCAAACAGAGAGCTATTCAATGGCGAAGTTGTCAGGACGATGTGGAAAGAGTTTCTAAACAATAGTAAGCGGGTCAACTGGATCCGAATCTGGATGCTCGTAGTGTTGGAAGACTGGATGGAGCGAAATGGAATTGAAGCCTGA